A stretch of DNA from Gallus gallus isolate bGalGal1 chromosome 7, bGalGal1.mat.broiler.GRCg7b, whole genome shotgun sequence:
cagctgcATCAGGTGCTTAGAGCCctctccagcctggccttgaatgtctccagggatggggcattctTCCATTAGTTAGCTTCAACCCTCATCCTTTCCTAGTAGCAATACAAGCTAGAAGTTGAAGAGTAGAGTAGAACGGCACCTGTAAAGTGTTTTGTATTGCCATCTGCTATATTGTTGTCCTGATCCCCTGTAAAGCATTTGCATGTCCTTCAGGCAGGAATGTCTGTGTTCTGTGTCTTTCTCAATCGGAGCAGCGAGACGCTTCTAATACATCACCAGTGCTGGACTCCTTTGCAAAGGGCCAGGTAAGAACTTGGGGTCATTTGTTAGACGAAATGTTGCATCACTGTTAACCCTTGAGAGGGAGACACTGTAAGAAGGATTATCAGAACAGCCAATGTACTTTTTTTACTGGAAGCTCAGTTTTGGTAGCTGAGACATTTTAAATAGCCTCTCCAGAGCTACTtccaattggaaaaaaaaagagacaaaaggaGCATGGCAAAAATGAACGCAGATTGATCTGAAATACCTTGCAATAGAAACCTCTTCCCTGGCAAGgatgggagcagggagaggtggTTCGATGCGTGGAGCCGAGAgtcaattttcattttctaattagCCCTAAGCTGCCTCTCCCTGCCACAACGAGCCAAAGCTGGGCCAGGGAGCGCTGCCCGTGAGCCActttgcagctgtgcagcatcACTGCATCGGAGTGGGGAAAACAACTGGGGAAATGTTTTATGTTCACACTGTACCTCGGAGGTGGGCTCGTGTCCAGAGCGTACCATAAAACACGCAGGAATGCCGCTGGTCAGGAACACGCTCGTAATTCTTGTGCCCCTCTTTCCAAAAGACACCTTTCttcatttaattgttttaaaaccGCAGCATGTTCGCATTACCCTCTGCGGAAATTACATCTAAAAATGACtttgtagtttctttttttagggTTGCGAGTGGAGCGGGGGGTTGTTCTTGCTTTGTTTAGTTTCCCTAAATCCCTCTCACCGTAACAGCCAGGggcttctttttcccttttattctcCTAGGGCTCAATTCAATAAATATACATCCGGCACCTTCCCAGGCATCGTGTGGCTTAATGAAATTGTGCTAGGCACTTCCAAGACAaggatgtttatttttctccgCTGATTTGGTTAGGCTGGCCTCGGCCCCGCGTGCCCGCATTGCTGCTCCATAAAGAGACCCTTGTGATTGCGTGGGGATGCTGTGTCAGCCGGCGAGCGCCTGCACTCACTCAACACGGGGATTCTCTTACTTCGGAGCCGGAGTTGGGCGGGCGGCTGTATTTTCTATGTGCAacacacagggaaaagaaaaagcacgcTGAGAGCACGGTGTTAAGGTGCGAAAGTCAAGCACTCGCAAGGCAGATATAGCTAGAACTGCCTGGAGAGCAGGCTTAATTCATCTGTTTATGTGAGCACATTATGAAACTCTCCTATTTTCTCTGCAGTCCCGTGCTTGTTTTTAAGTTATGGCATTTTCGAGCCATAGTTTGCCAGAACTTTCCACCTTCACAATGCGTTTCTCTACAGAGATCCAACACCCTGGAGATCCTGGTGCCTGTTCCTGGATGCTGTGGTGAGGTCAGAGGTGTAGACGCTGCCGCAGTGGACACAGGGAGCCATTTATCACTTACAGAATCGTTTGGGTTGCAAAAGACCCTTAAGATCACCAAGCCCAGCCATCACCTAACACTACCCAGACCACCAATAGGCCATGTTCCTAAGCATTATGTCCATACATCTTTTAAAtaactccagggatggggactccaccactccctgggcagccttttccaatgCCTAACCACTTTTTccatgaagaatttcttcctgatatccaatctaagcCCCTCCTTGATGATGTTTCCTCACATCCTGCATGTTATCAATGTCCCACAAGCTTGTTCTCCAGTGCTGGTAGCAAGCCTCATTCTAGACAACATCTGCATTCCAAGTCACAGGCTACTGAACCTTCAGCCCTAGATCaggtctactggttggcgaccctgcacatagcaggggggttgaaactagatgatctttgaggtccttttcaacccaggccattctatgattctgtggttctatgactGCCTGAAATGTCTCAGTGTTCCTTGGTGATGGCATGAGCTCCTCAGAGAAAAGgatgttttgctgttttcctgccGTAGCTTCTCCTCAGCTCAGCCCAGGCTGTGTTATAGGCTCCATCCCACTAGCACACTTCAGTTTCAGCCATTGGGACAACCTTTTAGAGGAGGTCCACATCACAAAGCCATCTCTTTCCTTTGGATCTCCAGCTATGGAAGATCTTTTGGGCAGAGGTAGGACTCCCTCCACAGTAGACTGGAGACTGTAAGAGGGATAGGCCATAGAAGCCATCACACATCAATAGGGAAGGCCAGAAAACACCTCATGCTTATGTCCTGTCCACCTTTCCTGAAGGCCCACAAGTGGAGGGCTGAGTTTGGCTGTGTTGATGCCACTGAACACCCTGCAACACCCATAAAATGCCTGTGCTTGAACATTTCCTGAGCCACCAGCACCAGTGCCGTAAGTCTCCTTGGGAAAGCTGTCAGCCATCTCCAGACAAATGCAGGCTGCAAGTCAGAGCTTCAGTACGACTTCTCTGTGTATCAGGAGACAGTCACTGCTTTGAGACATTCTGCATCTTTCTatgcaataaataataaaagcttGGCCAATTGCCATTTGGACAAACTGATGTAGGAAAGCCAGATGCATTCAAATGCCAGTAGTTCAAGGTGATTCTTATTCTCTTTGGCTCTGCTGACAGTCATTCACAGAATAAACCATGCTCTTTGCCTGTGAAACCTTAAATCAAAGCTACAAGGGAGTTTGGAAATCTCCATTTTCATATTCAGAGGGAGATGGCTGCTCAGGGAGCATCAGCGACCAACCTAAGGTCATGTAGTGAGGGGCAGGGGTAAGAACCCTGCATTGTATTAGTGGCATATCCTGCTTTCTTCCTACTTACTACAGCCTTGCTTTGAAAAGAGCTGGTCTTTCTGCTTTGAGTTAGATTCTCTTCCTAGTTTGCCCATGATCAAATGTTTGATGGCCATCAATAAATCTGATAGTTAGATGTTCATGTTATGTTCTCCTCATTTTAGATCTGCAAAACTCTACCAAATATTTCCATTAGGGCAGCTTCTCTATTCAGCTGAGGATGGAAGCAGTACAGCAAATTCCAGTCTACCAAAAGAGTGGGTGAAACCGATGGACTAACTTTGAACTTTCGACATTTTTGCCTAGGAGCTTACCTACATTTTCAATACTTTCAGCAACAGTACTAGCAAAGCGAAGGACAAATACTCCCATTCCTGGCAAAATTGCATCATggtctcttttttcctctgtatggGGATTAAGTTTGGTCACATTTGAGCCAAAGCAAGGGGAAGGTTCACCCCCCATTGACTTggggaaggctgcagagaagtGTTTTGCACATGCACGGGGTGTTAGAAATGAActtttctcttccccatctctTAGAGTGGCTAtctttcttcctgctctcttttctttcaggtaTTTCTTCCACACAATCATGAAAGAAGTTGTCCAAAGGACAAAGAagagaagggggggaaaaaaaaatctctagttttattttcccatcaAACTCTGAGTactttttgaagagaaaaaccAGCAAAACCAACCactcaaaaccaaacaaacaaaacaccaagaacaaacccccccccccctcccctcctaaAACTTAACAATATCTTTTGTCTTCAAAGTCCCTAGTGAGATTGTGGGAAGTTTGAGCTGTTCCTGCATGACTCATTTCTCAGCAGCTCTTTTCTGTCAATGGAAACTTGTCCTCAACagattttatgttattttctaCCCTGCCTGCAAagaggtgttttgtttgttgacTGAGGTAAAGGAGGTGCCTGTTTCTCCTTTGGTATTCCCATATCTGCCATCAGAGGAAGGCTCTAGATGGCAATTTCTCCCAGCAAATGGTGATAAAACTTCTGTTGGTGTTTCCACCTCCCATCTCCTGCTCAGATGGGGCCTGCAGTTGCTGCTGGTGATGGCCTGATAAGAGTAACAATACCCACCAGAGTGCCTGCTCCATATACCCGATGGAAGgtcaaaatgcataaaaatacagCTTATGCATTGGACTTCTCCATGAAGACACCCATATTAATGTATGTTAAGACAGATTCACAGCACTATTAGCTTTCTACGCTTCCATAAATTCATTCCAGGAGCTTAGCAGGCACCATGTAACCTACCCGATGCCTTCTTTGTGATTACAGCTCCAATCCTAATGACAATCGTGGATGCTATAATTAAGTTCTCCTCCCATTTCTCgttgctgttttctgttgcaGTCCCTTGTTAATATACATCTTCATGTCCACTACAGAAACTACATAAATAGCACAGAAAACTGTTGAGCTCtgcaaaaagagggaaagaggggaTTTCCCCCCTGCTTTCCCTGCAGATGCATTTATCACCAGGGCAACCTGACTTTAGCATTCACTAAAAATTGAAGTTTTCGGCTTAGATCCAGGAAGAGAGAAGTTTTATAGACTGAGCTAAGTGTGAATTATAGTAAAAGCGATgacctctcctctcctctcctctcctctcctctcctctcctctcctctcctctcctctcctctcctctcctctcctctcctctcctctcctctcctctcctctcctctcctctcctctcctctcctctcctctcctctcctctcctcccctcccctcccctcccctcccctccccaggaAGAGAGAAGTTTTATAGACTGAGCTAAGTGTGAATTATAGTAAAAGCGATgacctctcctctcctctcctctcctctcctctcctctcctctcctctcctctcctctcctctcctctcctctcctctcctctcctctcctctcctctcctctcctctcctctcctcccctcccctcccctcccctcccctcccctcccctcccctcccctcccctcccctcccctcccctcccctcccctcccctcccctcccctcccctcccctcccctcccctcccctcccctcccctcccctcccctcccctcccctcccctccccttcccttcccttcccttcccttcccttcccttcccttcccttcccttcccttcccttcccttcccttcccttcccttcccttcccttcccttcccttcccttcccttcccttcccttcccttttcatGGTGCTGTGGCTGAACTACCTGCCCATGGCTGAGGATTCCTCAGAAAGTGCTTTCTTTGCATGTAGacattttttagtttttcacTGCTTCAGTGTTGTTAGTAGCAGGAGAAAAGGCCTTGTCTAGTGATCCAGACGTGTGTCCACTGTGCTGGATTGGTATTTTTAGATCCTGGAAGACCTTCTTGAGAGAATAACGGGTCCCAGTTGCTGGGTAGATCTGGTTTCAAGTGGCATGGGATCAGTGCAGTGATGCAAAAGGCCGCCCACAGAGAATGAACTGCCAGACTGCTGGCCATGGAGCTAAGAGGGGGCAAGGGAGCTCATGCCCTGACTGCCAGTGGGCCTGGCCATTGCAGGTTTCAAGAAGTTATATGCCCCAAGAGAGTGAGCTAGCAGAGCCTGACTCCAAAGGAGCTACTCAGTTCAATGTATTCGGAATGATCAGCAGCTGCCTTTTGCAGCCTTTAAAAATAGGCCATACACctcaggagcacagctggaaagcaggcacACTAGCATGCTCTGATGGTGAACGTTGTGATAGGAAGTCCTACACTCTGCTTCTCCACTGGGATCTTCCCTTTCAAGCTGCTGACCATGCTGTAGGCTCCCAGCTATTTGCTGGGAATAGAAGATAACTGTGTATATGCTTGAGCTCTGGAGCTGGACTAATCCAACCTCCTggtgggacaggctgaaagagcacCCAGGGTGCCCACAGCCTATCCCTTCAGCTTTCAACAGATATATCTGGTCAGAGTAGTCAGCTTTCtggatttaaaattatttctcaaACCTTGGAAAAGGCATTTCCTAGGTTTTGTACAAATGCTAACATATTTGCAAAATGTACATTTTTCCATTGCACTCATTTAGTGATACAGATTTACATCAGCTTGTATTTCTGCACAGCAGTTTCTCAAGACACCTACAGGTTCCCTGTACTGGCCATCCCCAAGGCTGGACAGCAATTACAGTCACCCCCTTTCTACCACCTCCAAATGAGAACCAGTTAGGTCAGCTTGGGATGGGTTGGTTTTCATGTAAGTACATAAAACCATATATAAATATGTGGATATGAGAGAAGAGAGTGGTTAAACAGGAAGCATTTTCTGCAAGAACTGAAAGAACCTAGAATAATAAGCAGTCTAGACACTTCCTTTTCAGCTTTGCCTGTTCTATTTACCAGCCACTTTGTGCTTCTGTGAGGCTGTTTGCCCAGGGGGACAACATACTGCAAGTAAACGCTGTCATTCCCactgcttcctcttctttcctgtctACGCTGTACCCATGACAGAAGAGCAAAGAGTCAGCTCcaaatgaaacagcaaaaaagcaAGTCTTCTCTAAAGTAAAGTTGTGCTGACAAGGAGTGTCCTCTCCCTACGTGCTTTGAAAGCTGGCATCGTGTTCTTGCTAGGAAGACACTGAAGTACAAAGGTTTCCGTCCCTTGTAATAACTACCCCCTTGTGCACACAGTGTTACAGCTTTTGGTCTAAGGCCATGCATATGAAAGCCTATGGACTGATGCGCCTTTCTTCTCTGGATGGGACCTCACTGCTGGCCAGCAGTCCAGCACAATGCTTTGTAGCTGGGGAGCTCATTATATCTAGCCCCATTAAATCTGTGATGAAAGCAGACATATGATCGGTAGCACGTTGCTCTGGTCTGTCTTGTGCTATTATCAGGCATAGCTATAGGGAACGGAGATGTACATCTAACGTGGATTTTGAGCTCCACCTAGCCCTAGTGTCTAGTGTTCCAGATCTCATCCCTTTGATTTCCCTCCAGATCTCAAGGAGGTCCCAACAAACATTGAGTCACATTTCCAGACCGACAGCCAATTAATTCCAGGAGATGTTCCTTGGTCTCACATCTATCTTGTCTAATAGTGTAAGAACTGCACCAGGGGAaggtggcagtgctggctggcaTCACTGGCTTCTGAAAATCCCATCCATTCCTTTCCCCTTTGGATCTTTTACTAGGCAAGGCAAGCTGGTTTGATTTGCAGATTGCACATCTCTCCCCTGGATTGCTGCAGCCCAAATAGTAACAGTTACAGGAAACCCAATTTGCAGCCAGTCTGTCATATGTGGACTGATACCTGGCCACAGAGAAGCAGGAGCAGAACTCCAGGTTCCACCATTCCCTCTGGCACTGTGAATTCAGATGTGCAGAAGTGAGGGTGCGTTCCAAGCACTCAAAGAGTGGCTGTGGGCCACAAGGAGTTGCTCCAACAACTGCCCTTGGaggaggctgggctggatgAGAGCCACTTTCCTTGCAAACCTTTTGCACCTCTGCATGTCTTGCTATGCCAACTGCGCTTCCAAAGTGCTGTGCCTGTATGGACACCCTACAAGATCTCTGCTCCCTTCTAAGGGTGCACCTTTGAGCACTGTACTTGAAAATACCTGTGGGGGTTACAAACAGTAGTAGATTTTTGCTCAGAGTCTGTTCCTGCAGGTTTCTTGCTCATGTCTTCATGGCTTGCCTTTATGCTGACAGCCAGCTCAACCCATCCTCAACACAGTTCCtctctccccagcagcagaggggcagatccTGTCCCTCGCCCTGCTGACaacactgcttttgatgcagcccagggtatggttggctttgggctgtgagggcacagtgccgactcatgtccagctgccatccaccagcacccccaggtccattttggcagggctgtgctccatccttacatcccccagcttgcaCTGACGCCGagggttgccatgacccaggtgcaatACGCGGTGCCGGCGGGCAGCTCCGTGAGGAGCTCCGACGGCGGCCGGGCCGAGCAGCTCTGAAGGAGGAATCGCTCACGGCCGCGCTCGGCGCCGTGGAGAGCCGCCTCCTCCGGCCGGGGAAAACCACCTTAACGGGGAGGCAGGAAGCGGCGGCGGGCACCAATCAGGCcgggctggggaagggagggccGTGGCGGCGGCGGAGAGGAGGCCGCGATGTGAGCCGGGTGCCTGCGGGCGGATGGCCGAGGGCAGTCCCCCCGGCGGTGGGGCCGCCCCGAGCGGCGGCGGGGAAGCTGCGGGCGCCCTCAGCGCCCCGGGCGGGCCCGCAGGTAACGTGAGGCGGGGAGAGCTGCGGGTGCGGCCCTGGGGGTGAAGCCCGGAACCTGCGCGGGTCGGGGCTCCGAGCACCCGCCCGCCCCAGCGCTCAGCCCAGCGCCCCTCTCTCCAGCGCAGGTCGGAATCTGAAGGAGTGGCTGCGGGAGCAGTTCTGCGACCACCCCCTGGAGCACTGCGAGGACACCCGGCTACACGATGCAGCCTACGTGGGGGATCTGCCCACGCTGAAGAGCttgctggaggaggagagctTCCAGAGGTGAGGGGGCTGCTCCCGCCCGgagccagcccagccctgcccgctGGTGTGCAGCATGGGACCAGGGGGAATCCAGTACAAGGTCAGGCTTAAACCCATGCTGAAGCTTTTGGATAATCCATTCTGAAGCTTTTGGCTAACAAAAATCTGATGTGGCTACCCACCCCTGGGCTGTGTTTAGCCCCTCATTGCAAGAAAGGCACTGAgaccctggagcatgtccagagaatgGCAATAGAGCTGTGATGGTCTGGAGCACAACTCTTAATgggaagtggctgagggaactggggttgttcagtgtggaggagaggaggctcagggaagacctcactgctctccatAATTGCCTGAGAGGAGGTTGTTGTGAGGTGGGggctggcctcttctcccagataacagtGATAGGAGGAGAGttgatggcctcaagttgctccagaggaggttcagattggatgttaggaacaatttcttctcagaaagagtggtgaggcagtggcacaacTGCCCACAATGGTGGTGGGGTTGacatccatggaggtgttccagacctgtgaagatgtggcactgagacacatagtgagcatggtggggatgcgttggggttggacttggtgatcttggaggtcttttccaaccttaatgattctacagttccacgatcctccccctcctccccataGCCTGCTCCGTTTGAACAGCTTTCCCGCTGATagaagtgctgtgctctgtttctACAGGAGCTGTGTCTGGTGGGATGCTGCTCTGCCCACACTTGGAATCAACCCTGTGTTTGTCTCACTGGAGGCAAATCTCAAGCCAGTTTGTGAACTTGCAGTGTCCATGCACAAACTCTTTTTGGATCATGATGGAAATGCAATACCATGAAAATAAGAGTCTACATATAATgagaaaaacatacaaaaggGGTTATAATCAAATTTTAAACCTGAAACACCCTATGTTACAAAATCTACCCAGAGCTGAGTCTCTGACCATGGGGATAGTTAATTAATTTTCCTGCAATATGGAGAAAAATGCTTAGAGTGCACAGTGTTTACTAGCCTTAAAAAACTGTCATTTCAGCAAAAATTGAGAATGAACCAACCCCTTTTTCTGTCATCTagacagctctgctgggccTCTTTGGTCCCTTGGTCTGagattttgccttcttttttttaccaCGCTGTAGGACCAGGCAGCCCTTTGAGAGAGTGAGCTGGCCCAGGTTTCTTGGGCCTGGAAACAGCAAAGTTTGGCAGGacctgcagcaccatcacacaGGTGGTAGAGTGAACAGAAAAGTGTTGTCTTTGAATACAGTCGCTGAATTATTAAGAgtggagaagacctctaagatgatcaAGACCATCTGTTGGCCCATCACCATCATGGCCACTATTGTGGTACTGGGTGTAGGGTAGAGATGCCCAAACCTGCTAGGGAGCACTTCTACAGGGTTTATTTTACTCTTCTTCTTAAAAcgtttgaagaaaaaaaaagactgtagcATTGCTCTCTTAGCCAGTTGCAATAAGTGCAGTGTATGAaaagtgttttgttctgttcttgttACACAGGCCAGGATGGAGTGAGCTAGAAGAGCAAATCCACCACTGCTCTGGCTAAAGGGCACTTTGGCCAGCATGCATTGGCCTTAAAGAAATCCCTTTCTCTTGGCACATTGTTTCTAAAAGAGTATGCGCAGAGATTTACAAGGAGTTAGGGACTGAGGCCTGGATATTTGAGATTTATGGGTCTAACCTGAGATCTGGATTACTGTAGTGTGTGTGACAAGTAGTACAAGTGATTTCAGAGGGGATCCAAGCAGCCTCCTGCCAGACAAGTCTTATATAAATTGAATAAAAGCTCTTCTGCCAATAGGCTAACAAGGATGCCAATggtttatttctgctgttctgtttagCATGGCATCCCTCTCCAAGCCATCTCCTtccttgctggcagggctgtgtttgcACTGTCTTGAGCTACCCTGGATTTGCATTTATGTCATTCCGTGGTGCCAGGCTGAGCATGTGGACATGCCAGCAGAGTGATAGAGATGTATGTCTGCGTTTCCATGCATTTTTCCTCCTGTAGtccttttctgtttccctgctgctttgaCAACCTTCTGCcacttttggagcagcttcAGTTAAGCAGTTTTGGTCCCTAGCTTGGTCACTTCTGGTGGGGGACATCTTCCCATGGAAAGGGAGTAGAGGGTGGGGTTTCTTTGGTCATTTTGGCTGAGTTTTGAGGAAGGGTTTGTCCCTCATTGTGCATATGTGCAGTTCCTgacacagcagaactgcagtagAGCCCATAGTCCAGGCATGCCATatctgcagcacctgctgcagTGGAGGCAGGCTATTGGCAGGAGCTTTTCAGAGCTGCTATAAAGCCCTCAAAATATGGAGGAAAACTTGAGGGGTGCTGTTTGGGCTCTCCTCtggggctggggcaggtggGGAGGCAGAAGGTGACCGGAGACCTCTTGACCCCATGTTTCTCACCAGCCGGATCAATGAAAAGTCGGTGTGGTGCTGTGGCTGGCTGCCCTGCACTCCTCTGCGCATTGCCGCCACCGCTGGCCATGGCCCCTGTGTCGACTTCCTCCTCCAGAAAGGGGCTGAGATCGACCTGGTGGATGTGAAGGGGCAGACCGCCCTCTACGTGGCTGTGGTCAACGGGCACCTCGAGTGTGCCAAGATCCTGCTGGAAGCTGGAGCTGACCCCAATGGCAGCCGGCACCATCGCAGCACTCCTGTCTACCATGCAGCGCGCGTGGGCCGGGCAGACATCCTCCAGGAGCTGATCAGGTGAGAAATGTGTCCTGGAGATGATCCCGATGGGGTGGGAGAatggctttgccttgctttccttcttcccttggATCTTTCCATTATGTGGCTGGGGGTATCCATTCCCTCCTCACCTACCTGCTTGACAAAGCTGAACAAGAGGACTGCTGACATGAGAAGTTCCTGAAAGGGTGTTAGGTGTCTTTCCCTTTGTTTGGGCATGGTGACAGATCCTGTTTTTGTGTCCACCATCCACTATTCAGCCTTGCAGAccattttcccctctgcttctgTCTTGACTGCTTGGTTTCTGCTACTGCCCAGTGGCCAGCTCCTCACCCCTGTTGCTCACGGGATGGATCACCCACCCAACCAGAAAGCATCTTTGCTTagttctgctgctctgaacacTTTCTGTCCTTGGAAACAAAGGCAGCACAGTCTGTTCTTGGCTGCCAGGCACATGCCCATCAGTAGGGCACTCTCCATGCACTACACCAGCAGGGAGTGGGCTCAGGgtccagcagaaggctgtgTAAGCTTGAGTTTCCTTCCTTTGGCATGCCATGATACTTCCTGTCTTCTAAATTGGAAGCTGTTTGTACAAGGGACCATGCTGAGCAACTATATGAGCCTTTGATGCCAAATAATAGTGGATTATAGGGGGGAAAATACAGGTTGTAGAAAGGAGTagtaaaagaacagaaagtttATTTGGATTCACAGAGAAACACTCTCCAAGGAATCCCTTCAATGGCTGTAACTGCTAGAAAATAACAACGGAAAGGAATTTTGCTTGTGGGCAAATTAATTTTCACACAGTGCAGCTTTAAGGAAGCTGAGAAGTGAAAAGAAGGAGGGAAATTGTTCCCACTCTTGCAAACTGAGAGAAGGATGTCCCCATTGCCACGCGCTTGCTGGTATGGGGTTCAGCATACATATTGCATTCCCGAGAGTCTCCCCTGATGTCCACTAAGGCAGGGTGATATGTAGCAAATGGTATTTCAGCACATGGAGAGCTGATGCATTGATTTATGTGTCTGCTCCTCGGGATACCTTGCCAGCAATATTAAAAGCAAGATTTTGGAAAACTTTCAGGATTAAAAATTAACTGGAGTTTGTCCAATGCCTTTTTATTAGATGATGTCTCTCCCAGGGCTGCTAAGCTAATACTAAATTGTCAGATTGCCCAAAATTTCAAGTATCTCGGAATACAGATTTCACAGATCTCTTCAGAGTTGCTTCCTTTAAAATGCAGTCTTATGTTACAAAGCTCTCTCa
This window harbors:
- the ASB1 gene encoding ankyrin repeat and SOCS box protein 1 — translated: MAEGSPPGGGAAPSGGGEAAGALSAPGGPAGRNLKEWLREQFCDHPLEHCEDTRLHDAAYVGDLPTLKSLLEEESFQSRINEKSVWCCGWLPCTPLRIAATAGHGPCVDFLLQKGAEIDLVDVKGQTALYVAVVNGHLECAKILLEAGADPNGSRHHRSTPVYHAARVGRADILQELIRYGADVDVNHHLASRVSSPSLRPLTTLVVCPLYISAAYHNLQCFRLLLQAGANPDFNCRGPINIQGFSRGSPVCVMDAVLRHGCEAAFIHLLIDFGANLNLVKVEALEFDSTGRVKVNPEALQVFKEARGRARSLLSLCRIAVRRILGKSRLDLIHILPVPDPIKQFLLHEHS